CCGCACTCCACCTTCCGCGAGCTCGGCGCCGGTGCGGTGCTCGACCTCATCGTCGCCCGCCACGGGTTGCCGCTGATGGTGAAGCCCGCGTCCGGCGGGTCCGCGCTGGGGGCCCAGAAGGTGACCCGGGTCGAGGACCTGCCGGCCGCGATGGTCAGCTGCTTCGCCTACGGCGACACCGTGCTCGTGGAGCGGTTCGTCGAGGGCATCGAGCTCGCCGTCTCGGTCATCGACCTCGGGGACGGCCCGCAGGCGCTGCCCGCGGTGGAGATAGCCCCCGAGTCCGGCGTCTTCGACTACACCTCGCGGTACACCCCGGGCCTCACCGAGTACCACACCCCGGCCCGGGTGTCCGACGAGATCGCCCGGCGTGCGGCCGAGGTGGCCGTCACCGTGCACGAGGTGCTGGGGCTGGCCGACCTGTCGCGGACCGACCTGATCGTCGACGCCGAGGGCACCGTGCACTTCCTGGAGGTCAACGTCTCCCCGGGGCTCACGGAGACCTCGATGTTCCCGATGGCCGTCGAAGCTGCCGGGTACCGGCTCGGTGACGTGCTGACCCGACTGCTGCAGCGGGCCGCCACCCGCTGAGACCTCCCCGGTTCCGTCCGTGACGGAACCGGGGACCACGACGGGGGTCAGCCGGTCTGGGAGCTCCGACCGGTGATGTCGGGGGCCATCATGCCGATGATGCGCTGCAGGTCGTCGACCGAGCCGAACTCGACCACCACCCGGCCCTTCGACCGGCCGATCTGGATCTTGACCTTGGTCTCGAAGACGTCGGACAGCCGACCGGCCAGCTCCTCGACCCCGGGGGCGGTGATCGACCGGCGCTTGCGGGTGGCCTCCGGCGCCGCCGCGACCGCCATCGCCACGGCCTCCTCGGTGGCCCGCACGCTCATGCCCTCGGCGACGATCCGGGTGGCCAGGGCGTCCATGGCCTCGGGGGTGGGGAGCCCCAGCAGGGCCCGGGCGTGCCCGGCCGACAGCACCCCGGCGGCCACCCGGGTCTGCACCTTCACCGGCAGCTTCATCAACCGGATGGTGTTGGTGACCTGCGAGCGGCTGCGACCGATCTTGCTGGCCAGCTCCTCGTGGGTGGCACCGAACTCCTCGAGCAGCTGCTGGTAGGCGGCCGCCTCCTCCAGCGGGTTGAGCTGCACCCGGTGGATGTTCTCCAGCAGGGCATCGCGCAGCATCGCGTCGTCGGAGGTGTCCCGGACGATCGCCGGCACCGTCCCCAGCTCGGCGAACCGGGCCGCGCGCAGTCGGCGCTCGCCCATGATCAGCTCGTAGCCGCCCTCGGCCCGCTCCCGGACGACGATCGGCTGCAGGAGACCGAACTCCTTGACCGAGTGGGCGAGCTCCTCCAGCGCCTCGTCGTCGAAGACCAGCCGGGGCTGCTTGGGGTTGGGGACGACGTCGTCGACGGCGATCTCCCGCAGGTACGCGCCGGGCACACCCACCACACCGGCGTCGGGCAGGTCCGGCACCGGCGCCAACGGCGCCACCTGCACGTCGCTGTCCGGCTGACCGTGGGCGGCCCGCTCGGCCGCCGCCTCGACGGCCTCGGCGGCCCGGGCGGCCGGGGTGGCCGTGGGGGCCGGTGCACTGGTGGGGATGAGGGCCGCCAGGCCCCGGCCGAGTCCGCCGCGCTTGCTCATGAGCTCTCCTGGGAACGAGATCGGGTGCCCGTCCCGGAGTGACCGAGGACGAGGGCGTTCAGGGGCGGCGCCGCCGGGGGAGCGGCCGCGACGGCGGGTGCCGGAGCCACGGGCACCAGGGGCTGCAGAGCGACGCCACGCTGGGCGAGCTCGCGGGCGGCCTCCACGTAGCTGGTCGACCCGCGGGAACCGGGGTCGTAGGTCAGCACGGACTGCCCGTAGCCCGGCGCCTCGGACACCCGCACGTTGCGCGGGATGACCGAGCCGAGCACCAGCTCACCGAAGTGGTTGCGCACCTCGTCGGCGACCTGGTCGGCGAGCTTGGTGCGCCCGTCGTACATGGTCAGCAGGATGGTGCTCACCGCGATGGTCGGGTTCAGGTGCGCCCGGACCAGCTCGATGTTGCTGAGCAGCTGGCCCAGGCCCTCCAGCGCGTAGTACTCGCACTGGATCGGGATGAGCACCTCGTCCCCGGCGACCAGCGCGTTCAGCGTCAGCAGCCCGAGCGAGGGCGGGCAGTCGATGAGCACGTAGTGCGGGCGCTCCTCGGCCGGCAGCGCGTGCAGGTGCGACTCGATGGCCCGGCGCAGGCGGTGCTCGCGGGCCACGACGCTGACCAGCTCGATCTCGGCACCGGCCAGGTCGATGGTCGCCGGGATGCAGACCAGGTTCGGCGAGGCCGTGGTCGGGTGGGTGACCTCGGCGAGGGAGGAGTCCCCGACCAGGGTGTCGTAGATCGACGGCGTGCCCACCGAGTGGTCCACACCGAGGGCCGTGCTGGTGTTCCCCTGGGGGTCGAGGTCGATCACCAGCACCCGGAGACCGAACAGCGAGAGGGCCACGCCGAGGTTCACGGTGGACGTGGTCTTCCCGACCCCGCCCTTCTGGTTGGCGATCGTGATCACCCGGATCCGGCCCGGAGCCGGGAACGGGTCCTGCTCACCGGCGTGCAGCACCCGGGTCGCCCGCATGGCCTCCATCGCGATGGGGCTGTCGAACTCGGCGACCGGCTGCTGGTCGGCGGCCAGACTGCTGCGCAGCCGTTCGCCCGGATCGGTCATGCCGGCGTCCTCCTCACCCGATCGTGTTCCACGTGGAACGGCACTCGGGTTCCTGTCGTCGTTCATCGCTGGTCGCGGCCCGTTCCACGTGAAACGAGCGCGGGGCATCGTCTCGCCGGTCAGCCTACGGGTCCTCGGGGGTCGGGCGGACGTACCGCTCAGCGTCCGGTGCGGGTCATCACGACCACCGTCGTGGCGGCGGCACCCAGCGACGCCCCGACCGCACGCACCTCGACGTCGGCCATCCCCGCCGCGGTGAACTGGGGGATCAGCTCGGGCACCTCGGCAGCTGCCTTGGCGCCCACCAGGGCGACCAGCTGCGCGCCGGGGCGCAGCAGGCCCCGGGCCCAGCCCACCAGCCGGGGGAGCGGCGCGACCGCCCGCGCGGTGACGACGTCGACCGGCCCGACGGTGCGGACGACGGACTTCTCCTCCGCCCGCCCGCGCACGACCGTCCAGGGCGCACCCAGGGCGGCGACCACGTCCTCGAGGAACTCCACCCGGCGGGCCATCGGCTCGACCAGGGTCAGCGTGAGGTCCGGTCGGGCCAGGGCGAGCGGGATGCCCGGCAGGCCGGCGCCGCTGCCGATGTCGACGACCCGGGCGCCCTGCGGCACCGCCTCGGCGA
This sequence is a window from Geodermatophilaceae bacterium NBWT11. Protein-coding genes within it:
- a CDS encoding D-alanine--D-alanine ligase, producing MTDAPPVTDLLRAVVLAGGLTFEREVSLSSGTQVVEALLRAGLDAELRDADGELLPGLAAAPGDAVFIALHGATGEDGAVRAVLDLAGVPYVGSPAAACRLAWDKPAAKIVVRTAGVATPDWVALPHSTFRELGAGAVLDLIVARHGLPLMVKPASGGSALGAQKVTRVEDLPAAMVSCFAYGDTVLVERFVEGIELAVSVIDLGDGPQALPAVEIAPESGVFDYTSRYTPGLTEYHTPARVSDEIARRAAEVAVTVHEVLGLADLSRTDLIVDAEGTVHFLEVNVSPGLTETSMFPMAVEAAGYRLGDVLTRLLQRAATR
- a CDS encoding ParB/RepB/Spo0J family partition protein, whose protein sequence is MSKRGGLGRGLAALIPTSAPAPTATPAARAAEAVEAAAERAAHGQPDSDVQVAPLAPVPDLPDAGVVGVPGAYLREIAVDDVVPNPKQPRLVFDDEALEELAHSVKEFGLLQPIVVRERAEGGYELIMGERRLRAARFAELGTVPAIVRDTSDDAMLRDALLENIHRVQLNPLEEAAAYQQLLEEFGATHEELASKIGRSRSQVTNTIRLMKLPVKVQTRVAAGVLSAGHARALLGLPTPEAMDALATRIVAEGMSVRATEEAVAMAVAAAPEATRKRRSITAPGVEELAGRLSDVFETKVKIQIGRSKGRVVVEFGSVDDLQRIIGMMAPDITGRSSQTG
- a CDS encoding ParA family protein, which translates into the protein MTDPGERLRSSLAADQQPVAEFDSPIAMEAMRATRVLHAGEQDPFPAPGRIRVITIANQKGGVGKTTSTVNLGVALSLFGLRVLVIDLDPQGNTSTALGVDHSVGTPSIYDTLVGDSSLAEVTHPTTASPNLVCIPATIDLAGAEIELVSVVAREHRLRRAIESHLHALPAEERPHYVLIDCPPSLGLLTLNALVAGDEVLIPIQCEYYALEGLGQLLSNIELVRAHLNPTIAVSTILLTMYDGRTKLADQVADEVRNHFGELVLGSVIPRNVRVSEAPGYGQSVLTYDPGSRGSTSYVEAARELAQRGVALQPLVPVAPAPAVAAAPPAAPPLNALVLGHSGTGTRSRSQESS
- the rsmG gene encoding 16S rRNA (guanine(527)-N(7))-methyltransferase RsmG, which gives rise to MAAGLFGDALPAVRRYVELLGGDGVVRGLIGPREVPRLWERHVLNSAAVAEAVPQGARVVDIGSGAGLPGIPLALARPDLTLTLVEPMARRVEFLEDVVAALGAPWTVVRGRAEEKSVVRTVGPVDVVTARAVAPLPRLVGWARGLLRPGAQLVALVGAKAAAEVPELIPQFTAAGMADVEVRAVGASLGAAATTVVVMTRTGR